The Tamandua tetradactyla isolate mTamTet1 chromosome 13, mTamTet1.pri, whole genome shotgun sequence genome segment CAGAGCAAACCATCTGGTAATGAAAATGGACAACAAAGGATAATTGCTTCTAGCGGAAGAAAAGGGACTAAGAATAAGAAAAGTGAACATTTAACGTCCAACACTGATGTTACAGGTTTTACAGCTGGGATCTTTCTTTGCGTTTGCAGTAGACAAACTCATGAGCTGATGACCAGTGATTTCTGCCACGGTGCCCAAAGAGAGATCCACAGGGTCAGTATAAATGACTTCTAAAATGACATCCTGGGCATGATGGTAAACTAGCATCCCATCTTCTTCTTTGCAGGTCAAAAATTTATTATCCTTAGAATTTAGCTGAGGCAGACGCTGCTTACAGAATTCATCTCCTGGTGATCCAACAGGGGCAATAACAAGGATCACATAATGGTAAGCAGTGTACATACAGTAGAAGTCCCCAAAGTATAAGTTAGTATTAGGGTTAAAAAGTTTTTCTGCTGCAATCTCAAACCTGTATCTTCCATAAGGTGAATCCTGGGGTGGTTTCCCAGTATTGAATTCAGTGCTGCAACTGAAAAAGATGCCTTCTAATTTTCCACTGATGGGAGAACCGTGGCTACCACTGTTATCCTTGACAGAGGGCTGCATAGCATTCTCATGATGTTctctacaagaaaaaaaaaaaggtcattgcTTGATAAAATAGTGGTATAGCCACTAAGTTGTAAATTTCAATGCTGACAGGCCTACAGGTCAACTGTCTGATGTTAAATTCCTGAATGCCCATTCTCAGATCAAGGAGAACAGCTTTTTGATATTACCTATAGATGGCCCAGTTCTATCCCCAACCCTAAGGTAAGGATAGTCTGTTACAGATCCTTAACATAAATTTCCTGACCAGAAAAATCAAATTGGAATTATAGATCTTACACTGAAATCATACCCACTGTATGCACACTGGGTTTCTGAAATGTctttttgaagagaaaattagACTGCCAGGACTACTTACTTAAAACAAGGTAAATGTTGCTTTCTAAAACACCAGTATTTGGTCATAAAAATGAGTGCTGTCTGCTCGTTTGGCAGAGGAGTTTTGTTGTTTTACCCAAGTACAATTTATTAATCAGGCTCTCTCTCCTGTGTTTAGCTTAAGACTGTGCTGATTATTTTCCCTTTGGCCATCCCCAGATCCATTCCCACTGCCTGACTCATCTTCTCCTGTGGCCTGGGACTGtattatccagtttttccatctcTGCTGGTTTTCAGTTCTGATAGGAAGCACCAGCAGGAGATCTAGGGCAAGAGGAGGTAAAGCTTTGGTATGTCTTCACCTACTTCCTCCATGCTTCAGAGACTTGTGGTTTTGGCAGACCTGGGTGTATCTATATTTACTTATCTCTGATCACTGTTCCTGCTAGGTTGTTCCTATTTCCCTTCCCCAACATATTAAAACCTTTAACCTGTTGCTAGGTCACAGTTGCTTTTTAGTGTCCCTTAACCCTTCCTACTCATACTAGGTAGACTATTGTCATAATTCCCAGAGTATGTCTTCTGTTTGTCAGGTCCCAGACTGCTACAAACGTGACTTGGGATGAAGAGTACAAGC includes the following:
- the PHYHIPL gene encoding phytanoyl-CoA hydroxylase-interacting protein-like isoform X3, with translation MEELPVPHNIKISNITCDSFKISWEMDSKSKDRITHYFIDLNKKENKNSNKFKHKDVPTKLVAKAVPLPMTVRGHWFLSPRTEYTVAVQTASKQVDGDYVVSEWSEIIEFCTADYSKVHLTQLLEKAEVIAGRMLKFSVFYRNQQKEYFDYIREHHENAMQPSVKDNSGSHGSPISGKLEGIFFSCSTEFNTGKPPQDSPYGRYRFEIAAEKLFNPNTNLYFGDFYCMYTAYHYVILVIAPVGSPGDEFCKQRLPQLNSKDNKFLTCKEEDGMLVYHHAQDVILEVIYTDPVDLSLGTVAEITGHQLMSLSTANAKKDPSCKTCNISVGR
- the PHYHIPL gene encoding phytanoyl-CoA hydroxylase-interacting protein-like isoform X2, translating into MAGNKSQDSGIAEMEELPVPHNIKISNITCDSFKISWEMDSKSKDRITHYFIDLNKKENKNSNKFKHKDVPTKLVAKAVPLPMTVRGHWFLSPRTEYTVAVQTASKQVDGDYVVSEWSEIIEFCTADYSKVHLTQLLEKAEVIAGRMLKFSVFYRNQQKEYFDYIREHHENAMQPSVKDNSGSHGSPISGKLEGIFFSCSTEFNTGKPPQDSPYGRYRFEIAAEKLFNPNTNLYFGDFYCMYTAYHYVILVIAPVGSPGDEFCKQRLPQLNSKDNKFLTCKEEDGMLVYHHAQDVILEVIYTDPVDLSLGTVAEITGHQLMSLSTANAKKDPSCKTCNISVGR